Proteins encoded together in one Astatotilapia calliptera chromosome 7, fAstCal1.2, whole genome shotgun sequence window:
- the LOC113027000 gene encoding class E basic helix-loop-helix protein 41-like isoform X1: protein MDERIPHLQDRQFMEHADFLGVDYPSLYMCKSKRGIKREDGGKQDAYKLPHRLIEKKRRDRINECIGQLKDLLPEHLKLSTLGHLEKAVVLELTLKHLNALTAVTEQQHQKIIALQNGDRSMKSSIHADLDAFHSGFQACAKEVLQYLSQFENWTAREQRCAQLINHLHKVLAQFQPGAQPLQHQLPAGDAQDGQKSDSQANCVPVIQRTQGGELNENDTDTDSGYGGEAEKSDGKDKECERNKAQGPKAVKIKQEFGDERAAKKPKMSWPVNGAGGADLTRPDVAFMNSLMGISSVGQQTPICMPFYFINPSAAASYMPFFDKNNIEKYMYPAAAALASPFPWLYPAHASAAAAAAAAAAFPGLSAHFGAASQSKDSPSLDTDGSLEADEGSPEEREESPASDDGEGDVGDTSHESKSSSHDQFSGCQRS, encoded by the exons ATGGATGAACGAATACCGCATTTACAGGACAGACAGTTCATGGAGCACGCGGATTTCTTGGG GGTGGATTACCCCTCACTCTACATGTGTAAATCCAAAAGAGGAATAAAGCGAGAGGATGGTGGGAAG CAGGACGCATACAAGTTACCACACCGGTTGATAGAGAAGAAGCGGAGAGACAGAATCAACGAATGTATAGGGCAGCTGAAGGATTTGTTACCCGAACATCTCAAGCTGTCG ACGCTCGGGCACTTGGAGAAGGCAGTCGTCCTGGAGTTAACGCTGAAACACTTAAACGCGCTGACTGCTGTCACtgagcagcagcaccagaagATTATTGCTTTGCAGAATG GAGACCGGTCGATGAAATCTTCCATTCACGCTGATCTGGATGCGTTCCACTCCGGATTCCAGGCCTGTGCCAAAGAGGTCCTGCAATACCTGAGTCAGTTTGAGAACTGGACAGCACGGGAGCAGAGGTGCGCGCAGCTGATCAACCACCTTCACAAGGTGCTGGCGCAGTTCCAGCCCGGCGCGCAGCCACTACAACACCAGCTGCCCGCCGGGGACGCACAGGATGGTCAGAAATCTGACAGCCAAGCCAACTGTGTCCCCGTCATCCAGAGGACCCAGGGTGGAGAGCTCAACGAGAATGACACAGACACGGACAGTGGATACGGGGGCGAGGCAGAAAAGAGCGATGGCAAAGATAAAGAATGTGAGCGCAATAAGGCGCAGGGACCAAAGGCAGTGAAAATCAAGCAAGAGTTCGGAGATGAGCGGGCTGCCAAAAAACCAAAGATGAGCTGGCCTGTGAACGGGGCAGGGGGCGCAGACCTCACCAGGCCCGACGTGGCGTTTATGAACTCTCTGATGGGAATAAGCAGTGTGGGACAGCAGACACCGATTTGCATGCCTTTCTACTTCATTAACCCCTCAGCCGCTGCTTCTTACATGCCTTTTTTCGACAAGAACAACATTGAAAAGTACATGTACCCTGCGGCGGCCGCCCTTGCTTCCCCTTTCCCTTGGCTATATCCCGCTCACGCctcagcggcggcggcggcggccGCTGCTGCCGCGTTCCCCGGCCTGTCTGCGCACTTTGGAGCCGCTTCTCAGTCCAAGGACTCACCCTCTCTAGACACCGACGGGTCACTCGAGGCTGACGAGGGCTCACCTGAGGAGCGCGAGGAGAGTCCCGCTAGTGACGACGGAGAGGGTGACGTAGGCGACACGTCCCACGAGAGCAAGAGTAGCTCACACGACCAGTTTTCTGGGTGTCAGAGGAGCTAA
- the LOC113027001 gene encoding sarcospan-like produces the protein MRQTQKDSSDKKEGKKKREESPTPEDGHKCRVCRFPLLIALLQLLLGVAVTAVAFLMLAISPSLLARETPHWAGIILCLVSILGFVLYCITYVPDERTSKQFIVKLLYFVLCMIGLVISVLVMAFAAHHYEQTSSFICEQDVEACVCILDEEDLLARTFTYEGVSDCEVITGTLTLYFLIQIFLNLAQALICAVGAFIMWKHRYQVFFAGLQIGSPSTQQWQKV, from the exons AtgagacagacacagaaagatTCCTCAGACAAGAAGGAGggcaagaagaagagagaagagagcCCAACACCAGAAGATGGCCATAAGTGCAGAGTCTGTCGTTTCCCTCTGCTCATCGCtctgctccagctgctgttgGGGGTGGCTGTCACAGCCGTGGCCTTCCTTATGTTGGCTATCAGTCCCTCACTTTTGGCCAGGGAGACTCCACACTGGGCTGGGATCATT ctgtgtttagTTTCCATCCTGGGCTTTGTCCTGTACTGTATCACCTATGTCCCTGATGAGAGAACATCGAAGCAATTCATTGTCAAG CTCCTGTATTTTGTCCTGTGCATGATTGGCCTGGTCATCTCTGTGCTGGTCATGGCGTTTGCTGCCCACCATTACGAGCAAACCAGCAGCTTCATCTGTGAGCAAGATGTAGAAGCCTGCGTCTGCATACTCGATGAAGAAGATCTACTAGCTCGCACCTTCACTTACGAGGGAGTCAGTGACTGCGAGGTGATCACCGGTACACTCACACTTTACTTCCTGATCCAGATCTTCCTCAATCTGGCCCAAGCGCTCATCTGTGCCGTTGGTGCCTTCATCATGTGGAAGCACCGCTATCAGGTCTTCTTTGCTGGTCTTCAGATTGGCTCTCCCTCAACCCAGCAGTGGCAGAAAGTTTAA
- the LOC113027000 gene encoding class E basic helix-loop-helix protein 41-like isoform X2: protein MDERIPHLQDRQFMEHADFLGVDYPSLYMCKSKRGIKREDGGKDAYKLPHRLIEKKRRDRINECIGQLKDLLPEHLKLSTLGHLEKAVVLELTLKHLNALTAVTEQQHQKIIALQNGDRSMKSSIHADLDAFHSGFQACAKEVLQYLSQFENWTAREQRCAQLINHLHKVLAQFQPGAQPLQHQLPAGDAQDGQKSDSQANCVPVIQRTQGGELNENDTDTDSGYGGEAEKSDGKDKECERNKAQGPKAVKIKQEFGDERAAKKPKMSWPVNGAGGADLTRPDVAFMNSLMGISSVGQQTPICMPFYFINPSAAASYMPFFDKNNIEKYMYPAAAALASPFPWLYPAHASAAAAAAAAAAFPGLSAHFGAASQSKDSPSLDTDGSLEADEGSPEEREESPASDDGEGDVGDTSHESKSSSHDQFSGCQRS, encoded by the exons ATGGATGAACGAATACCGCATTTACAGGACAGACAGTTCATGGAGCACGCGGATTTCTTGGG GGTGGATTACCCCTCACTCTACATGTGTAAATCCAAAAGAGGAATAAAGCGAGAGGATGGTGGGAAG GACGCATACAAGTTACCACACCGGTTGATAGAGAAGAAGCGGAGAGACAGAATCAACGAATGTATAGGGCAGCTGAAGGATTTGTTACCCGAACATCTCAAGCTGTCG ACGCTCGGGCACTTGGAGAAGGCAGTCGTCCTGGAGTTAACGCTGAAACACTTAAACGCGCTGACTGCTGTCACtgagcagcagcaccagaagATTATTGCTTTGCAGAATG GAGACCGGTCGATGAAATCTTCCATTCACGCTGATCTGGATGCGTTCCACTCCGGATTCCAGGCCTGTGCCAAAGAGGTCCTGCAATACCTGAGTCAGTTTGAGAACTGGACAGCACGGGAGCAGAGGTGCGCGCAGCTGATCAACCACCTTCACAAGGTGCTGGCGCAGTTCCAGCCCGGCGCGCAGCCACTACAACACCAGCTGCCCGCCGGGGACGCACAGGATGGTCAGAAATCTGACAGCCAAGCCAACTGTGTCCCCGTCATCCAGAGGACCCAGGGTGGAGAGCTCAACGAGAATGACACAGACACGGACAGTGGATACGGGGGCGAGGCAGAAAAGAGCGATGGCAAAGATAAAGAATGTGAGCGCAATAAGGCGCAGGGACCAAAGGCAGTGAAAATCAAGCAAGAGTTCGGAGATGAGCGGGCTGCCAAAAAACCAAAGATGAGCTGGCCTGTGAACGGGGCAGGGGGCGCAGACCTCACCAGGCCCGACGTGGCGTTTATGAACTCTCTGATGGGAATAAGCAGTGTGGGACAGCAGACACCGATTTGCATGCCTTTCTACTTCATTAACCCCTCAGCCGCTGCTTCTTACATGCCTTTTTTCGACAAGAACAACATTGAAAAGTACATGTACCCTGCGGCGGCCGCCCTTGCTTCCCCTTTCCCTTGGCTATATCCCGCTCACGCctcagcggcggcggcggcggccGCTGCTGCCGCGTTCCCCGGCCTGTCTGCGCACTTTGGAGCCGCTTCTCAGTCCAAGGACTCACCCTCTCTAGACACCGACGGGTCACTCGAGGCTGACGAGGGCTCACCTGAGGAGCGCGAGGAGAGTCCCGCTAGTGACGACGGAGAGGGTGACGTAGGCGACACGTCCCACGAGAGCAAGAGTAGCTCACACGACCAGTTTTCTGGGTGTCAGAGGAGCTAA